In Chitinophagaceae bacterium, the genomic window AAATCCGGTTCTGTTGGGTTGCTCATCTTTACTGCCTACATGGTACATTACTGATACAGCAACTACCGGGGCCGTTTTATCCTGGTGAAGCACTACATGCAAGCCGTTTTTTAAATTATACTCAGTAAAGGCAACTTTTTGAGCAAAAACAGGCAATGCTGCACATAAAATTAAAGAAAGAAAAAGATTTTTTTTCATGTGTTTATTTTTATTGTTTTCAATTGTCACACGTAATTCGCCATTAAACATTGTTCAAATGATCTCACAACTAGAGGGATGGCTTATTTCATGATTAAAAATTAAGGTTACAAATGTAGGACAATCGTGGCAGTGAATTTTAATATTCCCGTCATATTCGATTAAAGGAAAATTTGTAGTGTTAAACGGTGAAAAGTTGAATAAACTTTTATTTAAATACCTGCTGCTTCGTATCTTTCCGAATATAATATTATAAGTATGGCAACAAAAGAAGAATTTATTGAAATTATTAAAAATGGCTATTCTTTTAAAGGCGAAAGCGCTCAAATTGGCGCTGGTATTTTAAATGGTGAAGTGGTAAGCGAAGCAGCGGTATTCCTACCATTTAAAACTATGAACAGGCATGGCTTAATTGCCGGCGCAACCGGAACGGGTAAAACAAAAACCCTGCAGTTAATCAGCGAATATTTGAGCGATGCCAGTGTTCCCGTTTTGCTTATGGATATTAAAGGCGACCTGAGTGGTATTGCAGCAAAAGGAGAAGCTAACGATAAAATAAATGAACGCTATCAAAAGCTTAAATTATCCTATACGCCGGCCCAATTTACTGCCGAACTACTCACCCTTACCGGCAAAGATGGCGTAAAACTCAGGGCTACAGTAAGCGAATTTGGCCCGGTACTACTGAGCAAGATACTTGGCCTTAATGATACACAGGGCGGCCTTGTGGCTATTATTTTTAAATATTGCGACGATAACCAAATGCCATTGCTCGACCTTAAAGATTTTATTAAAGTATTGCAATATATAGGGGCAGAAGGTAAGGCAGAAATTGAAAAAGTATATGGAAAAATATCCACTACCTCTACCGGAACCATATTAAGAAAGGTAATTGAACTGCAACAACAGGGCGCTGATATTTTCTTTGGCGAAAAAAGTTTTGAGGTAGAAGACCTCCTGCATATTGATGATAGCGGACGGGGAGAGATTAATATTTTAAGGGTAACCGATATACAGGACAAGCCTAAAATGTTCAGCACTTTTATGTTGCAAATGCTTGCCGAGCTTTACGCAACTATGCCCGAAGAAGGCGATTTGGATAAACCCAAGCTGGTAATGTTTATTGATGAAGCGCATTTAATTTTTCAGGAAGCAAGCCAGGCTTTGCTGGAGCAATTGGAAACCATTATTAAATTGATACGCAGTAAGGGCATTGGCATTTTCTTTTGTACCCAAAACCCCATGGATGTGCCGGCAAGCATACTAGGCCAGCTTGGTTTAAAAGTGCAACATGCTTTAAGGGCGTTTACTGCAGCAGACAGAAAAACCATAAAACAAACGGCAGATAATTACCCCGAAACTCAATTTTATAAAACCGAAGATTTAATTACTCAATTGGGCATTGGCGAAGCATTTATAACCCTGCTTAATGAAAAAGGAATACCCACGCCGCTGGTACACGTAATGCTTTGTAGCCCCAGAAGCCGTATGGATATTTTAACCGATAGCGAAATTTCTTCCCTAAATGCAAAAAGCAAACTTATTGCAAAATACAATGCCGAAACCGACAGCAAAAGCGCCTATGAAATACTTACTGAGAAATTGAAAATTGCTGCTGAAGATGCGCCTGCCGAAAAAACAAAATCTGGTAAAGAAGAACCTTCAGCCCTGGAAAAAGTGGCCAGCAATACAGTAGTAAAAAGTATGATGAGAACTGCGGGAAATACTATTGTACGTTCATTATTGGGCTCTTTGGGTTTGGGCGGAACTACAAAACGTAGAAGAAAAGGATTATTTTTTTAATAACACATTAATATTACAGGTAATAAACGTTTTAATTTTTTTTTATAAGTATCTAAATATTTCTATCTGTTAACTTATTGATTATTAGGCTTATAGATGAAATTTGTAAAAATGTGGATAAATTTGTAGTACATATTCTACAAAAACTGTAAAAAAAGCTTGGTTTTTTGTAAAACTGCTAATATATTTGCCTTGGTTTTTCATAGGATATTGGATTTTAAAGCGGGACTAGATTTCCATCTTGGTCCCTTTTTTATTTTATGTACTGCCTATTGTTTAAGCGCTAATATTTCATTTCCAGCTTCTTTTATTATTAGTCCTTCAGCCATCATGTAATCAATAACCTGCCAAATTTCTTTCTCTGAGCTGGGTTTAAGCAGGGTTAAAAGCTTGTTAACAGGCGCTGGGTTTTGTAGTAAAATTTCTAATACTTTGCCGGATATTTGCCGAAATTTTTTATGGTTAAGGCCGGTTTTGCTTTTTGCATCAATGCAATTATCACAAATACCGCATGGCTGCATTTTTTCTATACTGCCTAAGTAGCCGGAGATAAAATTATTTCTGCATTCTTTTGTATTACGGATATAAGCAATCATAAATTCCAGCCTTTCCATATAATGTTTCCTTAAGGTTTCCGTTCGCTGGCTGTCTATTTTAAAATCATCAAGGTACATGCGGTTTTGTAAAAGTGTTATTTGTTGCCTATCGGGCTGTGCCGAATAATTTACAATTTGATAATGATGCAGGGCTTTTAAATGCTTCTCAGCATCCTGCTTTGGCATTTTTAAAAAGTGGGAAAGTGCGTTTTCGAAAATAGTGGCCGGGTAATCAAAAATACCTTCATAAGAACGGAGCAGGCCCTTGATAATGGTATCGGAGCCGGGATGCAATTTTATAAAATCTTCCAAATCTTTTTTACTGCAGGTAAAAACCAATGTAGAAAAATTAAAGCCCGGTTCATTGTAGGTAAGCAGCTCCTGCCTGCCAAGCATTTCAATTACACCGGCGCTTAAAAATTTATCCAGAGAAAATTTTTGAGAAAAATCTGCAAGGTCAAAAGCATAACTTATTCCTTCGCCAGAGCCAGCGGGTACCTGCAGGTAATTCATTAATGCCGTATACACTTTTTTAACTTCTTCCGGCGCAGGAAATTTTATTTTGGCCTTAAGTTGCAATGCATCTGTTTCGCCGTAATTATAAAGCAACACGGCATAAGAGCGCTTGCCGTCCCTGCCGGCCCTTCCGGCTTCCTGGTAATAATTTTCCAGGCAATCGGGCACATCAAAATGTACCACCACCCTCACATCGGGTTTATCTATTCCCATGCCAAATGCATTGGTGCAAACCATAATGCGAATTTTGTTTTTTATCCATTGCTCCTGCTTTTTATTGCGCTCTTTATTGCTTAGGCCAGCATGATAAAAGCCAGCCGAATGTTTGTGCATTTGCAGCATTTCGGCAATTTGCTGTGTTTGTTTCCTGCTTTTGCAATATACCAGTGCACTGCCCAAAGTGTTGTTGATTATTTCCAGCAATTTGGTTTGCTTGGATGTGGGGTTAAAAACACTGTACGTTAAATTGGGCCGCTCAAAAGATTGCTGAAATTTTTTATAATTTTTTGAAAAGAGCAGTTTTTCACAAATATCAAGCTGCACTTTTGCTGTGGCAGATGCGGTTAATGCAATAATGGGAACACTGGGCAGCTCTTCCTTTATTTCGGCAATGCGTAAATACGAAGGCCTGAAATCGTAACCCCACTGAGAAATACAATGCGCTTCATCCACCACAATTAGCGAAGGGTTAATAGCAGGTAAAAACTCTTTAAAAAGCCGGGTTTGCAGCCTTTCCGGCGACAAGTATAAAAATTTATAATTTCCATAAGCGGCATTTTGAAGCGTTTTTTTTATTTCGGTAAAATGCATACCGGAGTAAATGGCCAGGGTATTAATGCCTTTTTGCTGCAGGGTTTCTACCTGGTCTTTTATTAAGGCAATAAGCGGGCTTATTACCAGGCAAATGCCTTCCATTGCCATTGCCGGCACCTGAAAGCATATAGACTTGCCGCCGCCTGTAGGCATCAGCGCAAGTACATCGTTTTTTTGCAATACGGCTTCAATAATATCCTGCTGCAAGGGCCTGAAATTGCTAAAACCCCAATATTTTTTTAATATGAAATGGATATCCTGCACAGTTTAAAATTACAGGAAAGAAAGGCAATACATGGAAGAAGTTTTTGCCAATAGGATGAAGTAAATATTTTTCTGTTGTCATCTCGCCTTTGGCCAAACGACGACTGTTAATTTAAATTATTGTATTTACGATACAATGAAACAGCTATGGCGTCTAATTCTCTACTGTTTCGGTAGTTAATAGCGTTAGAAAATTAGCGCCAGTAATTCCTATATCATTTGATTCATAATGTAGGTTATTGGTGTTTAAGTATTCCCCAGGTATTGAATTGGGGTTAGTAAAACCAAAAGTTTTACGCATCTATGAAATGAAACTTCTTTTATATAGTAAAATGGGACAGAAAAGAAGTGTGAGTTGCCATAAAAAAATCAAAGTCTGTATTATCGTCCCACGGTATCCATCCATCGCCTTCTCCCGGTTCGGGGCAATCTCCGGGGTCTTCTATATTATTGGTTGCGGTAAATGGAGTTGGGTTGTTTTACTTCTCGGTTCGTGGCACACGAAACGAAGACAGAAGTAAGGATACTTTCCACCAAAGCATTCGTGTGCCATGAACGCATACGTAGCCTTCCATGTGAAGGTTTTTTTATCTTCATTCTTCCTTTGGTTCTAATAAAATATTAATCTTCTACCACCTTTCTAATACAATTTTGTCTTGGATTATCCAATTATCCTGTTTGTTTTCCAATAAAAAAGCGACCATCCTACCCGCTTTTGGAGATGATGCAATGGAAGCAATAATTATTGCTTTTTTCTTTAAAACATAAGGTTTCCCAAAACTTATAGCCCCTACAAAATCATTATCAATTATATCAACATTAGCTGTCCCGGTTAATGAATATCTTCCTGTGTTGCTTACCTTTTCTAAATTAATAGTTGTGTACTGCTTGTTATCTTGTGGTTTTTTTACTACATCAATAAATTCAGTTAATCCCTTATTGCCAAGTTCAACGATTAATGACCTTACTGGTTTGTCACTATTGATAAAAAAAGTATCAACTAGCACTTTAAATTCTTCTTTAGAAGATGATGTATAACGAGGAGTGTCCTTTGGGGCAGGAAAAAATGTACCATAATGGTAGGCCGTGGTATCAGTAAAGTTTATAAAATTACTGTTGACAATTTCATAAAATAAACCTGATGATTTAGATTGGCACCCTACCAAAAGGCACAGTAAAATTATAATTAATGGGTATTTCATATACTAAAAATATTTGCTATATTTAATTACGACATTTTCGGCATTCTGATCATCAACAATTACATTAAAAGCATCCATTTCAAAACCATATCCAAAATCATAAACACCTTCACTTTTGTTATTGTGGGTAGTTCCTAAATGTATATACTCATGGAGAATTGTTACAGCTAATAAAAAGGCTGTTGCTTTTTTCGTACTTTCGAAATACGATTGTTCAAGACCTCTAACATAACTAGCTCTGACATGCAAAGT contains:
- a CDS encoding DUF853 family protein; amino-acid sequence: MATKEEFIEIIKNGYSFKGESAQIGAGILNGEVVSEAAVFLPFKTMNRHGLIAGATGTGKTKTLQLISEYLSDASVPVLLMDIKGDLSGIAAKGEANDKINERYQKLKLSYTPAQFTAELLTLTGKDGVKLRATVSEFGPVLLSKILGLNDTQGGLVAIIFKYCDDNQMPLLDLKDFIKVLQYIGAEGKAEIEKVYGKISTTSTGTILRKVIELQQQGADIFFGEKSFEVEDLLHIDDSGRGEINILRVTDIQDKPKMFSTFMLQMLAELYATMPEEGDLDKPKLVMFIDEAHLIFQEASQALLEQLETIIKLIRSKGIGIFFCTQNPMDVPASILGQLGLKVQHALRAFTAADRKTIKQTADNYPETQFYKTEDLITQLGIGEAFITLLNEKGIPTPLVHVMLCSPRSRMDILTDSEISSLNAKSKLIAKYNAETDSKSAYEILTEKLKIAAEDAPAEKTKSGKEEPSALEKVASNTVVKSMMRTAGNTIVRSLLGSLGLGGTTKRRRKGLFF
- a CDS encoding RecQ family ATP-dependent DNA helicase; this encodes MQDIHFILKKYWGFSNFRPLQQDIIEAVLQKNDVLALMPTGGGKSICFQVPAMAMEGICLVISPLIALIKDQVETLQQKGINTLAIYSGMHFTEIKKTLQNAAYGNYKFLYLSPERLQTRLFKEFLPAINPSLIVVDEAHCISQWGYDFRPSYLRIAEIKEELPSVPIIALTASATAKVQLDICEKLLFSKNYKKFQQSFERPNLTYSVFNPTSKQTKLLEIINNTLGSALVYCKSRKQTQQIAEMLQMHKHSAGFYHAGLSNKERNKKQEQWIKNKIRIMVCTNAFGMGIDKPDVRVVVHFDVPDCLENYYQEAGRAGRDGKRSYAVLLYNYGETDALQLKAKIKFPAPEEVKKVYTALMNYLQVPAGSGEGISYAFDLADFSQKFSLDKFLSAGVIEMLGRQELLTYNEPGFNFSTLVFTCSKKDLEDFIKLHPGSDTIIKGLLRSYEGIFDYPATIFENALSHFLKMPKQDAEKHLKALHHYQIVNYSAQPDRQQITLLQNRMYLDDFKIDSQRTETLRKHYMERLEFMIAYIRNTKECRNNFISGYLGSIEKMQPCGICDNCIDAKSKTGLNHKKFRQISGKVLEILLQNPAPVNKLLTLLKPSSEKEIWQVIDYMMAEGLIIKEAGNEILALKQ